A window of Cellulomonas fimi contains these coding sequences:
- a CDS encoding methyltransferase, giving the protein MTANLPTTPLRALPATERDGVRVVRETGQAWLDGSEDELFRRLTTSGLPLDSLSDELFATATSWPERYHLSPSRANVIRALDLPADARVLEIGAGCGAITRYLGETCALVDALEPTFPRARVAAARTADLPGVVVTNAEVSDLPDEAAYDLVVVVGVLEYVGGGGDDPQPYVTFLDELRRRLRPGGVLVLAIENPLGVKYLAGAPEDHSGQVFHSVEGYPVDGPARTFTRRRLAELARLAGFGATHVLGAFPDYKLTRMVLDDALLERAPGLAVAAQHFPSPDWVLPRPVLLDEALVWGQLVEAGVGAEFSNSFLLLAGTGDDAPELWGGDKLAEYFSISRGRPYQVAKRVAVEADEVTITSRRLGSGSHGDLTVREYTEPWLAGASLVDLALQEPGRLDDLVRDWVRLLGERVDASADGTPFDVLPHNVHYTDGQATVIDDEWRSASLTRRDVVLRGALLLARDLLDRAPASTWGATTAYDLAERVATVAGEKVGRGDLEAAVVRESELQAEVGGAARGSDRFDRIRSVVEEDLRRRLDEPRAGVAPTPVWQTADDQSSEATETRDLLWATGAQLDEARRELAEARREAAAARARVAEIEQGRAYRAASGVRRLLGRG; this is encoded by the coding sequence ATGACGGCGAACCTCCCCACGACCCCCCTGCGCGCGCTGCCCGCGACGGAGCGCGACGGCGTCCGGGTGGTCCGCGAGACCGGGCAGGCGTGGCTCGACGGGTCCGAGGACGAGCTGTTCCGCCGGCTGACCACGAGCGGGCTGCCGCTCGACTCGCTCAGCGACGAGCTGTTCGCGACCGCGACCAGCTGGCCCGAGCGGTACCACCTGTCGCCGTCCCGGGCGAACGTGATCCGGGCGCTCGACCTGCCCGCGGACGCCCGCGTGCTCGAGATCGGTGCGGGCTGCGGTGCGATCACGCGCTACCTGGGCGAGACGTGCGCGCTGGTCGACGCGCTCGAGCCGACGTTCCCGCGGGCCCGCGTGGCCGCCGCGCGGACGGCCGACCTGCCGGGCGTCGTCGTCACCAACGCGGAGGTCTCGGACCTCCCGGACGAGGCCGCGTACGACCTCGTCGTCGTGGTCGGCGTGCTGGAGTACGTCGGCGGCGGCGGCGACGACCCGCAGCCCTACGTGACGTTCCTCGACGAGCTGCGCCGGCGGCTGCGGCCCGGGGGCGTCCTCGTCCTCGCGATCGAGAACCCGCTCGGCGTGAAGTACCTCGCCGGGGCGCCCGAGGACCACTCCGGGCAGGTCTTCCACTCGGTCGAGGGGTACCCCGTCGACGGGCCGGCGCGCACCTTCACGCGACGCCGGCTGGCCGAGCTCGCACGGCTCGCCGGGTTCGGCGCGACGCACGTGCTCGGCGCGTTCCCGGACTACAAGCTGACGCGCATGGTGCTCGACGACGCGCTCCTGGAGCGTGCGCCGGGCCTGGCGGTCGCCGCGCAGCACTTCCCGAGCCCCGACTGGGTGCTGCCCCGTCCGGTCCTGCTCGACGAGGCGCTGGTCTGGGGCCAGCTGGTCGAGGCGGGCGTGGGTGCCGAGTTCTCGAACTCGTTCCTGCTGCTGGCAGGCACCGGTGACGACGCCCCGGAGCTGTGGGGCGGGGACAAGCTCGCGGAGTACTTCTCGATCAGCCGCGGGCGCCCGTACCAGGTCGCGAAGCGCGTCGCCGTCGAGGCGGACGAGGTGACGATCACGAGCCGGCGGCTCGGGTCGGGCAGCCACGGCGACCTGACCGTGCGCGAGTACACCGAGCCGTGGCTGGCCGGCGCGTCGCTCGTGGACCTCGCGCTCCAGGAGCCGGGACGCCTCGACGACCTGGTCCGCGACTGGGTGCGCCTGCTCGGCGAGCGCGTCGACGCCAGCGCCGACGGGACGCCGTTCGACGTCCTGCCGCACAACGTGCACTACACCGACGGGCAGGCGACGGTGATCGACGACGAGTGGCGCTCCGCGTCGCTCACGCGTCGTGACGTCGTCCTGCGCGGTGCGCTCCTGCTCGCGCGCGACCTCCTCGACCGCGCGCCCGCGTCGACGTGGGGCGCGACGACCGCGTACGACCTGGCCGAGCGCGTCGCCACCGTCGCGGGCGAGAAGGTCGGGCGCGGCGACCTCGAGGCGGCCGTCGTCCGCGAGAGCGAGCTGCAGGCCGAGGTCGGCGGTGCGGCGCGCGGCTCCGACCGCTTCGACCGGATCCGGTCGGTCGTCGAGGAGGACCTGCGGCGTCGCCTCGACGAGCCGCGCGCGGGCGTCGCCCCGACGCCCGTGTGGCAGACGGCGGACGACCAGAGCTCCGAGGCCACGGAGACGCGCGACCTCCTGTGGGCCACGGGCGCGCAGCTCGACGAGGCGCGGCGCGAGCTCGCGGAGGCGCGCCGGGAGGCCGCCGCCGCGCGGGCGCGGGTCGCCGAGATCGAGCAGGGACGTGCCTACCGCGCCGCGTCGGGCGTGCGCCGGCTGCTCGGCCGGGGCTGA
- a CDS encoding glycoside hydrolase family 99-like domain-containing protein, producing MRRITRAGVVGRIKRLRIAVGVRIAGTRPRKADTGSRTSMSSWLQRQRGRRTGAFPDAWRVNEALPFAAPSRVGVAMHVFYADLVPELLAQLAHVPVEVDLLVTNSSGSPLTVDVSGLSNVRNVAVLDAPNHGRDILPLVSLVNAGLLDPYDLVLKMHTKRSTWRAEHAELGGTGDEWKTSFFEGLLTDAANVSEILGAFAAQRDLGVVTADGSVLGAEFWGGDEPAARELLERLGITLDAPALRFPAGSMYWVRGIVLQGLRSLALTAEDFEPEAGQVDGTTAHAIERLVGVLAVEAGLRVEERRSVRGDAGRARRYAVDTEPERCMRTVPFYLPQFHATPENDRWWGTGFTEWQNVTAAHPVYPGHEQPLLPSDLGFYDLRLDAVRDAQQSLATAYGVEGFMYYYYWFAGRRLLSMPIEKLAAGDTPKTFCLMWANENWTRRWDGRSSDTLIGQDYDTVPATQFIDDILEFIRDERYLKVDGRPLVSVYRISQIPDYPAVLEHWRRRAREEGVGELKIINVDVAKEFDGLDRSVATAGLDGTHWFPPHNAKWDWLDYADLGADAEFRGNLLSYDGLVRDAEKRLRNLAPGVFPAVMVNFDNTARRQWGADIWHGSNPYTFRRWLAATADAVADRPEEERLVFVNAWNEWAEGAVLEPTVRHGHGYLCAVRDVVFS from the coding sequence ATGAGGCGGATCACCCGAGCGGGTGTCGTAGGCAGGATCAAGCGGCTGCGGATCGCGGTCGGCGTGCGGATCGCGGGCACGCGCCCGCGCAAGGCGGACACCGGTTCGCGGACCAGCATGTCCAGCTGGTTGCAGCGTCAGCGCGGCCGGCGGACCGGCGCGTTCCCGGACGCGTGGCGCGTCAACGAGGCGCTGCCCTTCGCGGCCCCGTCGCGGGTCGGCGTGGCGATGCACGTGTTCTACGCGGACCTGGTGCCGGAGCTGCTCGCGCAGCTCGCGCACGTCCCGGTGGAGGTCGACCTCCTGGTCACCAACTCCTCGGGCTCGCCGCTGACCGTCGACGTCTCGGGCCTGTCGAACGTGCGGAACGTCGCGGTGCTCGACGCGCCCAACCACGGCCGGGACATCCTCCCGCTCGTCTCGCTCGTCAACGCGGGCCTGCTCGACCCGTACGACCTCGTGCTCAAGATGCACACCAAGCGCAGCACGTGGCGTGCCGAGCACGCCGAGCTCGGGGGCACGGGCGACGAGTGGAAGACGTCGTTCTTCGAGGGGCTGCTCACGGACGCGGCGAACGTGTCCGAGATCCTCGGGGCGTTCGCCGCGCAGCGCGACCTCGGGGTGGTCACCGCGGACGGCAGCGTCCTGGGTGCCGAGTTCTGGGGCGGCGACGAGCCCGCGGCGCGCGAGCTGCTGGAGCGGCTCGGCATCACCCTCGACGCGCCCGCGCTGCGGTTCCCGGCCGGCTCGATGTACTGGGTCCGGGGCATCGTGCTGCAGGGTCTGCGGTCGCTCGCGCTCACGGCCGAGGACTTCGAGCCCGAGGCGGGGCAGGTCGACGGCACGACGGCGCACGCGATCGAGCGGCTCGTCGGCGTCCTCGCCGTCGAGGCGGGCCTCCGGGTCGAGGAGCGGCGGTCGGTGCGCGGCGACGCGGGCCGCGCGCGGCGGTACGCGGTCGACACCGAGCCCGAGCGCTGCATGCGGACGGTCCCGTTCTACCTCCCGCAGTTCCACGCGACGCCCGAGAACGACCGGTGGTGGGGCACGGGGTTCACGGAGTGGCAGAACGTCACGGCGGCCCACCCCGTCTACCCGGGGCACGAGCAGCCGCTGCTCCCGTCCGACCTGGGCTTCTACGACCTGCGGCTCGACGCGGTGCGGGACGCCCAGCAGAGCCTGGCGACGGCGTACGGCGTCGAGGGCTTCATGTACTACTACTACTGGTTCGCGGGCCGGCGGCTCCTCTCGATGCCGATCGAGAAGCTCGCCGCCGGGGACACCCCCAAGACGTTCTGCCTGATGTGGGCGAACGAGAACTGGACGCGGCGCTGGGACGGCCGGTCGTCCGACACGCTCATCGGGCAGGACTACGACACCGTCCCGGCGACGCAGTTCATCGACGACATCCTGGAGTTCATCCGGGACGAGCGGTACCTCAAGGTCGACGGGCGCCCGCTGGTGTCGGTGTACCGGATCTCGCAGATCCCGGACTACCCGGCGGTGCTCGAGCACTGGCGCCGCCGCGCCCGCGAGGAGGGCGTCGGCGAGCTGAAGATCATCAACGTCGACGTGGCGAAGGAGTTCGACGGTCTCGACCGGTCGGTCGCGACCGCGGGCCTCGACGGCACGCACTGGTTCCCGCCGCACAACGCCAAGTGGGACTGGCTCGACTACGCCGACCTCGGCGCCGACGCGGAGTTCCGCGGGAACCTGCTGAGCTACGACGGGCTCGTGCGGGACGCCGAGAAGCGGCTGCGCAACCTCGCGCCCGGGGTCTTCCCGGCGGTGATGGTGAACTTCGACAACACCGCGCGACGGCAGTGGGGCGCGGACATCTGGCACGGCTCGAACCCGTACACGTTCCGCCGCTGGCTCGCGGCGACCGCCGACGCGGTCGCGGACCGCCCGGAGGAGGAGCGCCTGGTGTTCGTGAACGCCTGGAACGAGTGGGCGGAGGGCGCGGTGCTCGAGCCGACCGTCCGCCACGGCCACGGCTACCTCTGCGCGGTGCGGGACGTGGTCTTCTCGTGA
- a CDS encoding rhamnan synthesis F family protein — MRDSLTRRIGRRVRAVLAPSPAPVADDHPRVLDLTAGQVVEEHVGADFAAALAGGRAAVVAHWSRAAATTLSARGLVAELTAAGYAVVVSSSSPAAGPLGWGDVDLSRVAVLRKPNIGYDFGSWTVALDRYPELSASDTIVLTNDSLVGPFATLAPYLDMLAASSTDVWGLTETAQFTRHVQSYFLGFRRGVLQRPALAAFWRDVRHYDDKQLVIHRGELAFASLLHAEGIPLGAAFPAGSVVDLADNPTIIGWRRLLEAGYPFVKREVVRSPHLAPEGDRVAEVVRDLYGVDVADWIEPDEANDEAQDSAGEHG; from the coding sequence GTGAGGGACTCGCTGACGCGGCGGATCGGCCGTCGGGTCCGCGCGGTCCTGGCCCCGAGCCCGGCACCGGTCGCCGACGACCACCCGCGCGTCCTGGACCTGACGGCCGGGCAGGTGGTCGAGGAGCACGTCGGTGCGGACTTCGCCGCCGCGCTCGCCGGCGGCCGGGCCGCGGTCGTCGCGCACTGGTCGCGCGCGGCGGCCACGACGCTGTCGGCCCGCGGCCTCGTCGCCGAGCTCACGGCCGCGGGCTACGCGGTGGTCGTCTCGTCGTCCTCGCCCGCGGCCGGGCCGCTCGGCTGGGGGGACGTCGACCTGTCGCGGGTCGCGGTCCTGCGCAAGCCCAACATCGGGTACGACTTCGGCTCGTGGACGGTCGCGCTCGACCGGTACCCCGAGCTCAGCGCGAGCGACACGATCGTGCTCACCAACGACAGCCTCGTCGGGCCGTTCGCGACCCTCGCCCCGTACCTCGACATGCTGGCCGCGTCGAGCACGGACGTGTGGGGGCTGACCGAGACCGCGCAGTTCACGCGCCACGTGCAGAGCTACTTCCTCGGCTTCCGCCGTGGTGTGCTGCAACGGCCGGCGCTCGCCGCGTTCTGGCGCGACGTGCGGCACTACGACGACAAGCAGCTGGTCATCCACCGGGGCGAGCTCGCCTTCGCGAGCCTCCTGCACGCCGAGGGCATCCCGCTCGGGGCCGCCTTCCCGGCGGGGAGCGTCGTCGACCTGGCGGACAACCCGACCATCATCGGCTGGCGACGGCTGCTGGAGGCGGGGTACCCGTTCGTGAAACGCGAGGTCGTGCGGTCGCCGCACCTCGCACCCGAGGGGGACAGGGTCGCCGAGGTGGTGCGCGACCTGTACGGAGTCGACGTGGCCGACTGGATCGAGCCCGACGAGGCGAACGACGAGGCGCAGGACAGCGCGGGGGAGCACGGATGA
- a CDS encoding methyltransferase yields MVRETGQAWLDGSEDVLHERMTTSGLPLDSLSDELFATATSWPERYHLSPSRANAIRALDLPADACVLEIGAGCGAITRYLGETCALVDALEPTFARARVAAARTAELPGVRVFNAEVEDLPDEQVYDLVVVVGVLEYVGGGGDEEAPYVAFLDRLRRTLRTGGRLVLAIENELGVKYLAGAPEDHSGKVFHSVEGYPVDGPARTFSRRRLQRLLGESGFATTHVLGAFPDYKLTRIVLDGTLLERAPSLAVRAPHFPSPDWVQPRPVLLDEQKLWQELVDAGVGLDFANSFVVVASVGEPTSSLWPQGRLARYFSMQRRRHFQVVKTVASDADGVTVTSERLASGEADGLAVLPYSEPWLDGESLVERAVAAPETLDDVVRDWGRVVRARLAEAAPGEGVAFDVLPHNVLYRDGVPGLIDDEWRSTGMTPRDAILRGALVLVRDLLDVAGPERWGASDWRELVARVADVAGEPVDGDGIERAILLEADLQATVGGAATGTPQHARTVDVVERELRRRLASASHGRRPVPVWESEAEAFDDAVATRDLLFATGKQLDEANARRSELEDELGRANARIVYVTKHPVRVFAGRVRSRVRRALQRG; encoded by the coding sequence GTGGTCCGGGAGACCGGTCAGGCGTGGCTCGACGGCTCGGAGGACGTCCTGCACGAGCGGATGACCACGTCGGGCCTGCCGCTGGATTCGCTGAGCGACGAGCTGTTCGCGACCGCCACCAGCTGGCCCGAGCGCTACCACCTGTCGCCGTCGCGGGCCAACGCGATCCGCGCCCTCGACCTGCCGGCCGACGCGTGCGTCCTCGAGATCGGCGCGGGGTGCGGTGCGATCACGCGCTACCTCGGCGAGACGTGCGCGCTCGTCGACGCGCTCGAGCCGACGTTCGCACGCGCGCGGGTCGCGGCCGCGCGCACCGCGGAGCTCCCCGGCGTGCGCGTCTTCAACGCCGAGGTGGAGGACCTCCCCGACGAGCAGGTGTACGACCTGGTCGTCGTCGTGGGCGTGCTCGAGTACGTCGGGGGCGGGGGCGACGAAGAGGCGCCCTACGTGGCGTTCCTCGACCGGCTCCGGCGCACGCTGAGGACCGGCGGACGGCTCGTGCTCGCGATCGAGAACGAGCTCGGCGTGAAGTACCTCGCGGGCGCGCCCGAGGACCACTCGGGCAAGGTGTTCCACTCGGTCGAGGGCTACCCGGTCGACGGTCCGGCCCGCACGTTCAGCCGCCGCCGCCTGCAGCGCCTCCTCGGCGAGTCGGGCTTCGCGACCACCCACGTGCTCGGTGCGTTCCCCGACTACAAGCTCACGCGCATCGTCCTGGACGGCACCCTGCTCGAGCGCGCGCCCAGCCTCGCGGTGCGCGCGCCGCACTTCCCGAGCCCCGACTGGGTGCAGCCGCGTCCCGTCCTGCTCGACGAGCAGAAGCTCTGGCAGGAGCTCGTCGACGCGGGCGTCGGCCTCGACTTCGCGAACTCGTTCGTCGTCGTCGCGTCCGTCGGCGAGCCCACGTCCTCGCTGTGGCCGCAGGGCCGGCTCGCGCGCTACTTCTCGATGCAGCGGCGCCGCCACTTCCAGGTCGTGAAGACCGTCGCGTCCGACGCCGACGGCGTGACCGTGACGAGCGAGCGGCTCGCGAGCGGCGAGGCGGACGGCCTCGCCGTGCTGCCGTACAGCGAGCCGTGGCTCGACGGCGAGTCGCTCGTGGAGCGCGCCGTGGCCGCGCCCGAGACGCTCGACGACGTCGTGCGCGACTGGGGGCGCGTCGTGCGCGCGCGGCTCGCGGAGGCGGCGCCCGGCGAGGGGGTCGCGTTCGACGTCCTGCCGCACAACGTGCTCTACCGGGACGGCGTCCCCGGGCTGATCGACGACGAGTGGCGCTCGACCGGCATGACGCCGCGCGACGCGATCCTGCGCGGCGCGCTCGTGCTCGTGCGCGACCTGCTCGACGTCGCCGGGCCCGAGCGCTGGGGCGCGAGCGACTGGCGCGAGCTCGTGGCCCGCGTCGCGGACGTCGCGGGCGAGCCCGTGGACGGCGACGGGATCGAGCGGGCGATCCTGCTCGAGGCCGACCTGCAGGCCACCGTCGGGGGAGCCGCGACCGGGACCCCGCAGCACGCGCGGACCGTCGACGTCGTCGAGCGCGAGCTCCGCCGGCGCCTGGCGTCGGCGTCGCACGGGCGCCGGCCGGTCCCCGTGTGGGAGTCCGAGGCGGAGGCCTTCGACGACGCCGTCGCCACGCGTGACCTGCTGTTCGCGACCGGCAAGCAGCTGGACGAGGCGAACGCGCGCCGGAGCGAGCTCGAGGACGAGCTGGGCCGCGCGAACGCCCGGATCGTCTACGTGACGAAGCACCCGGTGCGCGTGTTCGCGGGCCGCGTGCGGTCGCGGGTGCGCCGCGCCCTGCAGCGCGGCTGA
- a CDS encoding ABC transporter ATP-binding protein, with protein MTGPAIQVSHLSKHFKLHQERRNSLKERVVRGKSRSDGTFRALDGVSFDVERGTTIGLIGHNGSGKSTLLKILAGVYRPTSGAVRVDGRVSALLELGAGFHGELTGRENIYLNGAILGLTRKQIEASIDDIIEFAGLGEFIDSPVKIYSSGMYVRLGFAIAVTLEPEILIVDEIIAVGDEEFQRKCFDHLFRLRNQGTTIVLVTHSMGLAAELCDSAVWLDHGTVRAAGKAPEVIDAYLADVNQQEARTNDEPGTVRTGLDAIRSGSGEVQVLSVEALDELGQPLPVVLTNEPLTLRVHFEAKEPVQDVTIGIGFIHENGIGIGGSNTRQHGVPISLEPGVGYIDYSTDRLDLMPANWRMSTAVRSHGHVYDMLEKAFPLPVRSSGGDDGGAVRLHGRWGDVVREGAPATAPSAAAP; from the coding sequence GTGACCGGTCCCGCGATCCAGGTCTCGCACCTGTCGAAGCACTTCAAGCTCCACCAGGAGCGGCGCAACTCGCTCAAGGAGCGCGTCGTCCGCGGCAAGTCGCGGTCGGACGGCACGTTCCGTGCGCTCGACGGCGTCAGCTTCGACGTCGAGCGCGGCACCACGATCGGCCTCATCGGCCACAACGGCTCGGGCAAGTCGACCCTGCTGAAGATCCTCGCGGGCGTGTACCGCCCCACGAGCGGCGCCGTCCGCGTCGACGGGCGCGTCTCCGCGCTGCTCGAGCTCGGCGCGGGTTTCCACGGGGAGCTCACGGGCCGCGAGAACATCTACCTCAACGGCGCGATCCTCGGCCTCACGCGCAAGCAGATCGAGGCGTCGATCGACGACATCATCGAGTTCGCGGGCCTCGGCGAGTTCATCGACTCGCCCGTGAAGATCTACTCGTCCGGCATGTACGTGCGGCTCGGGTTCGCGATCGCCGTGACGCTCGAGCCGGAGATCCTCATCGTCGACGAGATCATCGCCGTCGGGGACGAGGAGTTCCAGCGCAAGTGCTTCGACCACCTGTTCCGGCTGCGGAACCAGGGGACGACGATCGTGCTGGTCACGCACTCCATGGGGCTCGCCGCGGAGCTGTGCGACTCGGCCGTCTGGCTCGACCACGGCACGGTCCGCGCGGCCGGGAAGGCGCCCGAGGTCATCGACGCGTACCTCGCCGACGTCAACCAGCAGGAGGCGCGGACGAACGACGAGCCGGGCACGGTGCGCACCGGGCTCGACGCGATCCGCAGCGGCTCCGGCGAGGTCCAGGTCCTGTCGGTCGAGGCGCTCGACGAGCTGGGCCAGCCGCTCCCGGTCGTGCTGACCAACGAGCCGCTCACGCTGCGCGTGCACTTCGAGGCGAAGGAGCCCGTCCAGGACGTGACGATCGGCATCGGCTTCATCCACGAGAACGGCATCGGTATCGGCGGAAGCAACACCCGCCAGCACGGCGTCCCGATCTCGCTCGAGCCGGGTGTCGGGTACATCGACTACTCGACCGACCGTCTCGACCTGATGCCGGCCAACTGGCGGATGTCCACCGCCGTGCGCAGCCACGGCCACGTGTACGACATGCTCGAGAAGGCGTTCCCGCTGCCCGTGCGCAGCAGCGGCGGGGACGACGGCGGAGCCGTGCGGCTCCACGGCCGCTGGGGCGACGTCGTGCGCGAGGGCGCGCCCGCGACCGCCCCGTCGGCCGCGGCACCGTGA
- a CDS encoding capsular polysaccharide synthesis protein — protein MGDAVAARTAGSGRLGPSRPLARARWAPASVRAREARREIEERSPGDAQFRASLVDCWADLPSSLPSGRGASRSPADTPVWWYWADGVDQAPALVRRCLESVQAHRGEHPVVVLDRSTWSSYVDLPEHVLARRGAMTETHFSDILRTALLASRGGVWLDATVLLTAPLEETSRLAGPSGFYAFTRPCDPFVMSSWCMAAAPGNALVAVLRDLLSAYWRRHDELGHYFLLHFLAEVAMTMHRPSRRIWEGTPVRSFEPPHELQHALGEPFDPARLDRILRGSGVHKLNWRVEEQLRADGRDPGGTFLEAVVRGDVTGAR, from the coding sequence GTGGGAGACGCGGTCGCGGCGCGCACCGCGGGGAGCGGGCGGCTCGGGCCGTCGCGCCCGCTGGCCCGGGCGCGGTGGGCGCCGGCGTCCGTCCGGGCCCGCGAGGCGCGACGCGAGATCGAGGAGCGGAGCCCCGGCGACGCGCAGTTCCGTGCCTCGTTGGTCGACTGCTGGGCCGACCTGCCGTCCTCGCTCCCCAGCGGCCGCGGCGCGTCGCGGAGCCCCGCGGACACGCCTGTCTGGTGGTACTGGGCCGACGGGGTCGACCAGGCGCCGGCGCTCGTGCGGCGCTGCCTCGAGAGCGTGCAGGCGCACCGCGGCGAGCACCCCGTCGTCGTGCTGGACCGCTCGACGTGGTCGTCGTACGTCGACCTCCCGGAGCACGTCCTCGCCCGGCGCGGCGCGATGACCGAGACGCACTTCTCCGACATCCTGCGGACCGCCCTGCTCGCGAGCCGGGGAGGGGTCTGGCTCGACGCGACCGTCCTGCTGACCGCGCCCCTGGAGGAGACCTCGCGGCTCGCGGGGCCGAGCGGGTTCTACGCGTTCACGCGACCGTGCGACCCGTTCGTCATGTCGAGCTGGTGCATGGCGGCGGCACCGGGGAACGCCCTGGTGGCGGTCCTGCGGGACCTGCTGTCCGCGTACTGGCGGCGCCACGACGAGCTCGGGCACTACTTCCTCCTGCACTTCCTCGCGGAGGTCGCGATGACGATGCACCGTCCGAGCCGGCGGATCTGGGAGGGCACGCCCGTGCGCTCGTTCGAGCCGCCCCACGAGCTGCAGCACGCCCTGGGGGAGCCGTTCGACCCCGCGCGGCTCGACCGGATCCTGCGGGGCTCGGGCGTCCACAAGCTGAACTGGCGGGTCGAGGAGCAGCTGCGCGCGGACGGTCGGGACCCGGGTGGGACGTTCCTCGAGGCGGTCGTGCGCGGCGACGTGACCGGGGCGCGCTGA